The DNA region CGACCCACGTGCCGAGGGGCAGGTGGAAGTCACCGAAGGAGTTGGTACCGGGGGTGATCATGCGTGGTCTCCTTCGGCGAGGGTCGAGTCCATGTCGGAGTCGGAGATGCGGGTGACCGGTTCGAGCACCGGGATCGGCATCGTCGCGGTCGGCACGTTGCCGAGTGCCGCCAGCAGGGTGACGCGCGGGACGACGCCGAGCAGGCGCTGCTCGTCGTCGACGACGGCGATCGGCAGGGGCGACTCGACGGCGAGCTCGAACAGGTCGGTCAGCGCCGTGTCGGGGGCGACCCGGGCGTACTCGGTGTTCACGATCGCGTCGAGGTTCGTGTCGCCGGCCTTGACCTGGCGCATCACGTGGCGGTCGCGGACCCAGCCCTCGAGCTTGCGGCCACGACCGGTGACGAAGAGCGCGGCCGTCTGCAGGTCGCGCATGGTGCGCAGCGCTCCACGGGGACCGACCGTGAGCGGGACGGTGGCGCGGGCCGGCTCCATGACGCTCGCGGCGGTGAGCACGCGGGCGCGGTCGACGTCCTGCACGAACTGGGCGACGTAGTCGTTCGCCGGGTCGGTCAGGATGTCCTCCGGCGACCCGATCTGCACGATCCGGCCGTCGCGCATCACGGCGATCCGGTCACCGAGGAACATCGCCTCGTTGAGGTCGTGCGTGATGAAGACGATGGTCTTGCCGAGCCGCTGCTGCAGGTCGACGAGCTGCTCCTGCATCTCGCGGCGGATGAGCGGGTCGAGCGCGCTGAACGCCTCGTCCATGAGCAGGACGTCGGTCTCGGCGGCGAGCGCACGGGCGATGCCGACGCGCTGCTGCATGCCGCCCGACAGCTCGTCGGGCTTCGCGTCGGCCCAGACGTCCAGGCCGACCAGGTCGATGACCTCGCGGGCCTTCGCGAGCCGCGTCGTCTTGTCGACACCGTTCACCTCGAGGCCGTACGCGACGTTCTCGAGCACGGTGCGGTGCGGCAGCAGGGCGAAGTGCTGGAACACCATCGACACACTGGACCGGCGGATGTCGCGGATCCCCTTCGGCGTCGCGCCGGTGACCGTGCGGCCGCCGATCTCGACGCTGCCGGCGGTGGGCTCGAGCAGGCCGTTGAGCATCCGGATGAGGGTCGACTTGCCGGAGCCGGACAGCCCCATGACGACGAAGATCTCGCCGGGTCGGACGTCGAAGGACGCGTCGATGACCGCAGCGGATCCCTGCTCGCGGACCTCGTCGCGGGTGGCACCGGCGGCGAGGCGGCGGACGGCCTCGGCGGGTCGGCGGCCGAACACCTTGTAGACGTCGCGGACGCTGACCGCCGGCGACGTGGTGGGGTCCGGGGACGTGCCGGTGGGGTCCGGCGACGGGGTGTGCCGGCTCTGGGGTGGTGCGATGGACAACTGGGCTCCTCGCGTCGCCACGGCGAACGAGCGCGCGTGCGGCGACGGTGTGGTTGCGGACGGGTCGTCCGGGACGGTGCGCGCGGCCACGTCGAGCCCCGCGCAACGGCGCAGAGCGAGCGATCACGCACGCGAGGACCACGCTCGGGGCGGTCCCGGTCCGGCCGACCGTACGGCCCCGGCGCTGCTGGCCGTGGACGCGTCCTGGTCGTCGTGTCCCCGACCATCGGGCCTGTGGGGACGTTCAAACCTAACGGTGTCTTGTCCCCCGACCACAATCGACGTCCGCCGGAATCCCGGCACCGCTGTACCCCGTCGTCGGCGTGTCGCCCATGCACATGGGGATCGCGATCGTGTCCGTCTCGTTACAGATCAGCTCGTTCGGAGGTTTGTGTGCCGCCCCGGTTCCGTGCGCATGTAGGTTGGCGCGCATGACAGCGCAGAACGACACGGGCGTGAACCGTGCTCCGGCGAACGACTTCTCGCACGAGCAAGAGGGCTACCAGCACGGTCTGAAGCCCCGGCAGCTGCAGATGATCGCGATCGGTGGGGCCATCGGTACCGGACTCTTCCTCGGTGCGGGTGGACGACTCCACACCGCGGGCCCTGCGCTCGCGCTGACCTACCTGATCTGCGGCATCTTCGCGTTCTTCATCCTGCGCGCCCTCGGCGAGCTCGTGCTGCACCGTCCGTCGTCGGGGTCGTTCATCTCCTACGCGCGTGAGTTCTACGGCGAGAAGTTCGCCTACGCCGCCGGCTGGATGTACTTCCTGAACTGGGCGATGACCTCGATCGTCGACACCACCGCTGTCGCGATCTACCTGCAGTACTGGTCCGCGTTCACCGCCGCACCGCAGTGGCTCCTTGCGTTGATCGCCCTGATCGTCGTGCTCGCCGCCAACATGGTCGCGGTCAAGGTGTTCGGCGAACTCGAGTTCTGGTTCGCGCTCATCAAGGTCGCGGCACTCGTCGCGTTCCTCGTCGTCGCGATCATCTGGCTCGTCTTCGCGTTCCCGGTCGAGGCCGGCGGCGAAGCCGTCCGCACGGGCTTCTCGATCTGGGGCGACAACGGCGGGCTGTTCCCGAACGGGCTGCTCCCCGCGGTCATCGTGATCCAGGGTGTCGTCTTCGCGTACGCGGCGATCGAGCTCGTCGGCACCGCGTCCGGTGAGACGCAGAACACCGAGAAGGTCATCCCCCGCGCCATCAACTCCGTCGTGTTCCGCATCGCGGTCTTCTACGTCGGGTCGATCATCTTGCTCTCCCTGCTCCTGCCGTACACGGCGTACAAGGAGGGCGAGAGCCCGTTCGTGACGTTCTTCTCGTCGCTCGGCAACCCGCAGGTCGGGTCGATCGTCGGCGGCATCATGAACTTCGTCGTGCTCACCGCGGCACTGTCCTCGCTCAACGCCGGCCTGTACTCGACCGGTCGCGCCCTGCACTCGATGGGCATGAACGGCTCGGCGCCGAAGTGGACCACCAAGATGTCGAAGGGCGGTGTGCCGTACGCCGGCATCCTGCTCACCGCCGGCTTCACCGTCGCCGGCGTCGTCCTGAACTACTTCGTGCCGAGCCAGGCGTTCGAGATCGCGCTGAACATCGCGAGCCTCGGCATCATCACGGCGTGGGGCACGATCATCCTCTGCCAGATGCGGCTCCGGTCGTGGGCGAAGCAGGGACTGGCGAAGGAGCCGTCCTTCAAGCTGCCGGGTGCCCCGGTGACCGCGTGGCTCACCCTGGCGTTCCTGGCGTCGGTCATCGTGCTGATGGCGATCGACTACCCCGTCGGCACCTACACGATCGCGTCCCTCGTCATCGTGATCCCGCTGCTCATCGTCGGCTGGTTCCTGCAGCGCGACCGCATCCTGCGCATCGCGTCGCTCCGACAGGGCGTCACCGGTCCGTACCCGATCGGCGTCCGCGACCCGGCGAACCAGGTCCGTCGCGACGGCGAGGACGGCGGCGAGCAAAAGGGGTCCGACGACACCGTCTGATCTGTCCCCGGAGCGCAGCACGTCGCGCGCCGAGTGCAGTGGGTCCGGCACCCGTCGGTACGATCGGCGGGTGCCGGACCGCTCTGTCTCCCCTGCGTCTGTTCCACCCACCCTCGATCTCCAGCTCAGCTGGCGAGGCGCGTACGGACACCTCCGGGTGTTCCCCGACCGCCTCGAGGCCGAGACCGACTACGAGCGCGAGGCGCGGGTCTCCGTGCCGATGGACGCGGTGTCGGGGTGGCGCCTCGGACCGTGCGACGAGGACGCCGTCTGCGTCGAGTTCGTCACGGAGCCGGAGACCTTCCGCGTGCTGCTCGACACCTCGGACGAGCAGCTCGCCGCGCTGGCGATCCAGAAGGTGCTCGGGCCGCCGCTCACCACCGGCTGACGGTCCACGGGCGCTGCGCTCAGACGTCGCCCTCCGCGGCGAACTGCGTGATGCGGAACGTGGCGCCCTGCGGGTCCCGCAGCTCGGCCGCACGCGTCCACGGCCCCTGCCAGGTGCCGAGCACGGTCCCGCCGAGCTCCTCGGCCCGTGCGGCAGCGGCGTCACGGTCCGCCACGCTGAACGACACGTGCCAGTCGTCCGGCCCGTCGTCGAGT from Curtobacterium sp. MCJR17_020 includes:
- a CDS encoding glycine betaine/L-proline ABC transporter ATP-binding protein; protein product: MFGRRPAEAVRRLAAGATRDEVREQGSAAVIDASFDVRPGEIFVVMGLSGSGKSTLIRMLNGLLEPTAGSVEIGGRTVTGATPKGIRDIRRSSVSMVFQHFALLPHRTVLENVAYGLEVNGVDKTTRLAKAREVIDLVGLDVWADAKPDELSGGMQQRVGIARALAAETDVLLMDEAFSALDPLIRREMQEQLVDLQQRLGKTIVFITHDLNEAMFLGDRIAVMRDGRIVQIGSPEDILTDPANDYVAQFVQDVDRARVLTAASVMEPARATVPLTVGPRGALRTMRDLQTAALFVTGRGRKLEGWVRDRHVMRQVKAGDTNLDAIVNTEYARVAPDTALTDLFELAVESPLPIAVVDDEQRLLGVVPRVTLLAALGNVPTATMPIPVLEPVTRISDSDMDSTLAEGDHA
- a CDS encoding amino acid permease; the protein is MTAQNDTGVNRAPANDFSHEQEGYQHGLKPRQLQMIAIGGAIGTGLFLGAGGRLHTAGPALALTYLICGIFAFFILRALGELVLHRPSSGSFISYAREFYGEKFAYAAGWMYFLNWAMTSIVDTTAVAIYLQYWSAFTAAPQWLLALIALIVVLAANMVAVKVFGELEFWFALIKVAALVAFLVVAIIWLVFAFPVEAGGEAVRTGFSIWGDNGGLFPNGLLPAVIVIQGVVFAYAAIELVGTASGETQNTEKVIPRAINSVVFRIAVFYVGSIILLSLLLPYTAYKEGESPFVTFFSSLGNPQVGSIVGGIMNFVVLTAALSSLNAGLYSTGRALHSMGMNGSAPKWTTKMSKGGVPYAGILLTAGFTVAGVVLNYFVPSQAFEIALNIASLGIITAWGTIILCQMRLRSWAKQGLAKEPSFKLPGAPVTAWLTLAFLASVIVLMAIDYPVGTYTIASLVIVIPLLIVGWFLQRDRILRIASLRQGVTGPYPIGVRDPANQVRRDGEDGGEQKGSDDTV